A region of Necator americanus strain Aroian chromosome I, whole genome shotgun sequence DNA encodes the following proteins:
- a CDS encoding hypothetical protein (NECATOR_CHRI.G3988.T1) produces the protein MNVKIYHLFWYSFLSINDHMDICKNELTSPFKIPLKDKEKSKNSPAVTTRSPLADAHDSREFSQRDINAIKMRQKKRIAAEQAQQARDAKKPRKPVDNPVTQDPLAVVDRICGEMAASRIKREQKRDSEERQRHVDNDSALSREALEKHAQDDTMAREFIRRESLMERLLGHKMLYGRLESYSSMGYMKTDPPPEAISTRIDPDPDFACTSKPRRGPRTPPPPENSQLPSNDITPQRPKQPRGPKTPPGSPGPRTPPPPQPLQTSSPSVGPAMQSLLANIAAMAGTSGTQLASTLGDDLSRIVGNVNTGVFLESFVTALRSATAQNAVAPSFQTPAVQEKPPQPVTPVRDVSSRSLSRREVDTDSVKMELVSDCSLSPLRPDSQSRTQSPLKAPPAPPLIAPPPPPPILPAPSAPNASTQPPPPAPPMVSFIPIGPHSLPVQNIAMQAPPPLPPPPYAMPPNFASLPPPVPPYPGQVPPMAPPPHTAVSSISALPVSAQIPQMIPPPNINAMPNLSMPPPGVPGQANVAQVVSAHPLPFMTPSRSSDVSATKTSSIAGTPQKPAPDMNVQNSEPPIIRVTIEDTTVNRGQQGTPAKIESRPADNWCNNNCASKFSGNFATRESQQPNRPVPGARFDPPRKPYAVDNSNNDNTQNFPGNDHSANNRGDKRVEIRPDNRPGQDHQKPQNPVPPSMKGSLAPLPSQLTKPMNSPEMTATSQSVTNTLLSALGIGSSSSSGPSKSQPPSFSEQNMKKERSGQSSFLSGNSFGSEPNRLGPLGPAPRCPPGPGPVNSSGPHPRLGFTDSFGSSGPTRVCNSGLPGILGGAPSGAMGGAGIQGPSARMGSPSSPGLPLRGPLVPHSSIAPRGVPAIPPQFRGLPGIPGAHPFRPPNLPNRNIRQNRPHRGSGGRPYRPRE, from the exons ATGAATGTGAAAATTTATCATTTGTTCtggtattcttttctttcg ATTAATGACCATATGGATATTTGCAAGAATGAATTAACTTCACCATTCAAAATTCCGCTCAAAGATaaggaaaaaagcaagaattcGCCAGCTGTTACTACCAG GTCTCCATTGGCAGATGCTCATGATAGTCGCGAATTCTCTCAACGAGATATCAACGCAATTAAAATGCGACAGAAAAAGCG GATCGCTGCAGAACAAGCTCAACAAGCGCGTGATGCTAAGAAACCACGTAAACCTGTGGATAATCCTGTGACACAA GATCCACTAGCTGTAGTTGATAGAATTTGTGGTGAAATGGCGGCTTCACGTATCAAACGAGAACAAAAACGGGACTCAGAAGAGCGCCAACGCCATGTTGATAATGATTCCGCTCTCAGCCGGGAAGCCCTTGAAAAACATGCACAGGATGATACAATGGCTAGAGAG TTTATCCGTCGTGAATCGTTAATGGAGCGATTACTTGGTCATAAAATGTTGTATGGCAGGCTTGAATCGTACTCGTCGATGGGTTACATGAAAACTGATCCTCCTCCCGAAGCAATTTCCACAcgt ATTGACCCTGATCCCGACTTCGCTTGCACTTCGAAACCACGTCGCGGTCCACGCACTCCACCACCTCCGGAAAATTCACAACTTCCCTCTAATGATATCACACCTCAACGTCCTAAACAGCCAAGAGGACCAAAAACTCCACCAGGATCACCCG GTCCCCGAACTCCGCCGCCACCGCAACCTTTACAGACATCTTCGCCTTCTGTAGGTCCCGCTATGCAATCGTTGTTAGCAAATATAGCAGCAATGGCTGGGACATCAGGCACTCAACTAGCGTCAACCTTAGGCGACGATCTGAGTCGCATTGTTGGAAATGTTAATACT GGCGTGTTTCTCGAGTCTTTTGTAACTGCTTTGCGCAGCGCTACGGCACAAAACGCAGTGGCTCCAAGTTTTCAAACTCCTGCGGTACAAGAAAAACCTCCTCAACCGGTGACTCCTGTTCGCGATGTGTCGTCAAG ATCGCTTTCACGACGTGAGGTTGATACGGACTCGGTGAAGATGGAGCTTGTCTCGGATTGTTCGCTCTCTCCCCTTCGTCCAGATTCTCAATCACGTACTCAATCACCTTTGAAGGCTCCACCAGCTCCACCGCTTATAGCTCCACCACCGCCTCCACCAATTTTGCCAGCACCTTCAGCTCCTAATGCTTCTACTCAGCCTCCTCCACCTGCACCTCCTATG GTGTCGTTTATTCCAATCGGGCCTCACTCATTACCTGTCCAGAACATTGCTATGCAAGCTCCGCCTCCTCTGCCACCACCGCCCTACGCAATGCCGCCCAATTTCGCCTCATTACCACCACCTGTGCCGCCGTATCCGGGTCAGGTTCCCCCAATGGCTCCTCCTCCACACACAGCAGTTTCATCTATCAGTGCTTTACCAGTGTCAGCGCAAATTCCACAGATGATCCCACCACCAAATATAAATGCCATGCCTAACCTGTCTATGCCCCCACCAGGTGTTCCCGGTCAAGCAAACGTTGCACAAGTGGTTTCTGCACATCCGTTGCCGTTTATGACACCATCCAGATCGTCTGATGTATCTGCAACCAAAACATCGTCTATAGCTGGTACTCCACAAAAACCAGCACCAGATATGAACGTGCAGAATTCGGAGCCTCCCATAATTCGCGTGACAATTGAGGACACTACCGTCAATCGAGGGCAGCAAGGAACACCTGCGAAAATAGAATCAAGACCAGCAGATAACTGGTGCAATAATAATTGTGCTAGCAAATTTTCTGGGAACTTTGCTACCCGGGAGAGCCAGCAGCCGAACAGACCAGTCCCCGGAGCTCGTTTCGATCCTCCCAGAAAACCGTACGCGGTTGACAATTCGAATAACGACAACACCCAGAATTTCCCGGGGAACGACCACAGTGCCAACAATCGTGGTGACAAACGTGTTGAAATTCGTCCAGACAATCGACCAGGACAAGACCATCAGAAGCCTCAAAATCCAGTGCCTCCGTCTATGAAAGGATCACTGGCTCCTCTACCTTCGCAGCTGACGAAGCCAATGAATTCTCCAGAAATGACTGCCACAAGTCAAAGTGTGACCAACACGTTATTGTCAGCGTTGGGTATAGgatcttcttcatcttctggTCCATCGAAATCTCAACCACCCTCGTTTTCGgaacaaaatatgaaaaaagagcGGAGCGGACAATCTAGTTTCCTTTCAGGGAACTCTTTTGGTAGTGAACCCAACCGTTTAGGTCCTTTGGGTCCTGCTCCTAGGTGTCCACCCGGTCCTGGTCCTGTTAACTCTTCAGGTCCGCACCCCCGTCTCGGTTTTACTGATTCATTTGGGTCTTCGGGGCCAACTCGAGTTTGTAATTCTGGTCTGCCTGGTATTTTGGGTGGGGCTCCCTCAGGCGCCATGGGAGGTGCAGGTATTCAAGGCCCTTCAGCCCGCATGGGATCTCCATCTTCTCCTGGTCTTCCTTTGCGGGGTCCTCTAGTTCCACATAGTTCAATAGCTCCCCGAGGTGTTCCCGCTATTCCTCCCCAGTTTAGGGGTCTTCCCGGGATTCCAGGTGCTCATCCCTTTCGTCCTCCAAACCTTCCCAATCGTAATATTCGTCAAAATCGTCCACACCGTGGAAGTGGTGGACGCCCATACCGACCGCGGGAATGA
- a CDS encoding hypothetical protein (NECATOR_CHRI.G3988.T3), producing MDICKNELTSPFKIPLKDKEKSKNSPAVTTRSPLADAHDSREFSQRDINAIKMRQKKRIAAEQAQQARDAKKPRKPVDNPVTQDPLAVVDRICGEMAASRIKREQKRDSEERQRHVDNDSALSREALEKHAQDDTMAREVFFRQFIRRESLMERLLGHKMLYGRLESYSSMGYMKTDPPPEAISTRIDPDPDFACTSKPRRGPRTPPPPENSQLPSNDITPQRPKQPRGPKTPPGSPGPRTPPPPQPLQTSSPSVGPAMQSLLANIAAMAGTSGTQLASTLGDDLSRIVGNVNTGVFLESFVTALRSATAQNAVAPSFQTPAVQEKPPQPVTPVRDVSSRSLSRREVDTDSVKMELVSDCSLSPLRPDSQSRTQSPLKAPPAPPLIAPPPPPPILPAPSAPNASTQPPPPAPPMVSFIPIGPHSLPVQNIAMQAPPPLPPPPYAMPPNFASLPPPVPPYPGQVPPMAPPPHTAVSSISALPVSAQIPQMIPPPNINAMPNLSMPPPGVPGQANVAQVVSAHPLPFMTPSRSSDVSATKTSSIAGTPQKPAPDMNVQNSEPPIIRVTIEDTTVNRGQQGTPAKIESRPADNWCNNNCASKFSGNFATRESQQPNRPVPGARFDPPRKPYAVDNSNNDNTQNFPGNDHSANNRGDKRVEIRPDNRPGQDHQKPQNPVPPSMKGSLAPLPSQLTKPMNSPEMTATSQSVTNTLLSALGIGSSSSSGPSKSQPPSFSEQNMKKERSGQSSFLSGNSFGSEPNRLGPLGPAPRCPPGPGPVNSSGPHPRLGFTDSFGSSGPTRVCNSGLPGILGGAPSGAMGGAGIQGPSARMGSPSSPGLPLRGPLVPHSSIAPRGVPAIPPQFRGLPGIPGAHPFRPPNLPNRNIRQNRPHRGSGGRPYRPRE from the exons ATGGATATTTGCAAGAATGAATTAACTTCACCATTCAAAATTCCGCTCAAAGATaaggaaaaaagcaagaattcGCCAGCTGTTACTACCAG GTCTCCATTGGCAGATGCTCATGATAGTCGCGAATTCTCTCAACGAGATATCAACGCAATTAAAATGCGACAGAAAAAGCG GATCGCTGCAGAACAAGCTCAACAAGCGCGTGATGCTAAGAAACCACGTAAACCTGTGGATAATCCTGTGACACAA GATCCACTAGCTGTAGTTGATAGAATTTGTGGTGAAATGGCGGCTTCACGTATCAAACGAGAACAAAAACGGGACTCAGAAGAGCGCCAACGCCATGTTGATAATGATTCCGCTCTCAGCCGGGAAGCCCTTGAAAAACATGCACAGGATGATACAATGGCTAGAGAGGTGTTTTTTCGTCAG TTTATCCGTCGTGAATCGTTAATGGAGCGATTACTTGGTCATAAAATGTTGTATGGCAGGCTTGAATCGTACTCGTCGATGGGTTACATGAAAACTGATCCTCCTCCCGAAGCAATTTCCACAcgt ATTGACCCTGATCCCGACTTCGCTTGCACTTCGAAACCACGTCGCGGTCCACGCACTCCACCACCTCCGGAAAATTCACAACTTCCCTCTAATGATATCACACCTCAACGTCCTAAACAGCCAAGAGGACCAAAAACTCCACCAGGATCACCCG GTCCCCGAACTCCGCCGCCACCGCAACCTTTACAGACATCTTCGCCTTCTGTAGGTCCCGCTATGCAATCGTTGTTAGCAAATATAGCAGCAATGGCTGGGACATCAGGCACTCAACTAGCGTCAACCTTAGGCGACGATCTGAGTCGCATTGTTGGAAATGTTAATACT GGCGTGTTTCTCGAGTCTTTTGTAACTGCTTTGCGCAGCGCTACGGCACAAAACGCAGTGGCTCCAAGTTTTCAAACTCCTGCGGTACAAGAAAAACCTCCTCAACCGGTGACTCCTGTTCGCGATGTGTCGTCAAG ATCGCTTTCACGACGTGAGGTTGATACGGACTCGGTGAAGATGGAGCTTGTCTCGGATTGTTCGCTCTCTCCCCTTCGTCCAGATTCTCAATCACGTACTCAATCACCTTTGAAGGCTCCACCAGCTCCACCGCTTATAGCTCCACCACCGCCTCCACCAATTTTGCCAGCACCTTCAGCTCCTAATGCTTCTACTCAGCCTCCTCCACCTGCACCTCCTATG GTGTCGTTTATTCCAATCGGGCCTCACTCATTACCTGTCCAGAACATTGCTATGCAAGCTCCGCCTCCTCTGCCACCACCGCCCTACGCAATGCCGCCCAATTTCGCCTCATTACCACCACCTGTGCCGCCGTATCCGGGTCAGGTTCCCCCAATGGCTCCTCCTCCACACACAGCAGTTTCATCTATCAGTGCTTTACCAGTGTCAGCGCAAATTCCACAGATGATCCCACCACCAAATATAAATGCCATGCCTAACCTGTCTATGCCCCCACCAGGTGTTCCCGGTCAAGCAAACGTTGCACAAGTGGTTTCTGCACATCCGTTGCCGTTTATGACACCATCCAGATCGTCTGATGTATCTGCAACCAAAACATCGTCTATAGCTGGTACTCCACAAAAACCAGCACCAGATATGAACGTGCAGAATTCGGAGCCTCCCATAATTCGCGTGACAATTGAGGACACTACCGTCAATCGAGGGCAGCAAGGAACACCTGCGAAAATAGAATCAAGACCAGCAGATAACTGGTGCAATAATAATTGTGCTAGCAAATTTTCTGGGAACTTTGCTACCCGGGAGAGCCAGCAGCCGAACAGACCAGTCCCCGGAGCTCGTTTCGATCCTCCCAGAAAACCGTACGCGGTTGACAATTCGAATAACGACAACACCCAGAATTTCCCGGGGAACGACCACAGTGCCAACAATCGTGGTGACAAACGTGTTGAAATTCGTCCAGACAATCGACCAGGACAAGACCATCAGAAGCCTCAAAATCCAGTGCCTCCGTCTATGAAAGGATCACTGGCTCCTCTACCTTCGCAGCTGACGAAGCCAATGAATTCTCCAGAAATGACTGCCACAAGTCAAAGTGTGACCAACACGTTATTGTCAGCGTTGGGTATAGgatcttcttcatcttctggTCCATCGAAATCTCAACCACCCTCGTTTTCGgaacaaaatatgaaaaaagagcGGAGCGGACAATCTAGTTTCCTTTCAGGGAACTCTTTTGGTAGTGAACCCAACCGTTTAGGTCCTTTGGGTCCTGCTCCTAGGTGTCCACCCGGTCCTGGTCCTGTTAACTCTTCAGGTCCGCACCCCCGTCTCGGTTTTACTGATTCATTTGGGTCTTCGGGGCCAACTCGAGTTTGTAATTCTGGTCTGCCTGGTATTTTGGGTGGGGCTCCCTCAGGCGCCATGGGAGGTGCAGGTATTCAAGGCCCTTCAGCCCGCATGGGATCTCCATCTTCTCCTGGTCTTCCTTTGCGGGGTCCTCTAGTTCCACATAGTTCAATAGCTCCCCGAGGTGTTCCCGCTATTCCTCCCCAGTTTAGGGGTCTTCCCGGGATTCCAGGTGCTCATCCCTTTCGTCCTCCAAACCTTCCCAATCGTAATATTCGTCAAAATCGTCCACACCGTGGAAGTGGTGGACGCCCATACCGACCGCGGGAATGA
- a CDS encoding hypothetical protein (NECATOR_CHRI.G3988.T2), whose product MDICKNELTSPFKIPLKDKEKSKNSPAVTTRSPLADAHDSREFSQRDINAIKMRQKKRIAAEQAQQARDAKKPRKPVDNPVTQDPLAVVDRICGEMAASRIKREQKRDSEERQRHVDNDSALSREALEKHAQDDTMAREFIRRESLMERLLGHKMLYGRLESYSSMGYMKTDPPPEAISTRIDPDPDFACTSKPRRGPRTPPPPENSQLPSNDITPQRPKQPRGPKTPPGSPGPRTPPPPQPLQTSSPSVGPAMQSLLANIAAMAGTSGTQLASTLGDDLSRIVGNVNTGVFLESFVTALRSATAQNAVAPSFQTPAVQEKPPQPVTPVRDVSSRSLSRREVDTDSVKMELVSDCSLSPLRPDSQSRTQSPLKAPPAPPLIAPPPPPPILPAPSAPNASTQPPPPAPPMVSFIPIGPHSLPVQNIAMQAPPPLPPPPYAMPPNFASLPPPVPPYPGQVPPMAPPPHTAVSSISALPVSAQIPQMIPPPNINAMPNLSMPPPGVPGQANVAQVVSAHPLPFMTPSRSSDVSATKTSSIAGTPQKPAPDMNVQNSEPPIIRVTIEDTTVNRGQQGTPAKIESRPADNWCNNNCASKFSGNFATRESQQPNRPVPGARFDPPRKPYAVDNSNNDNTQNFPGNDHSANNRGDKRVEIRPDNRPGQDHQKPQNPVPPSMKGSLAPLPSQLTKPMNSPEMTATSQSVTNTLLSALGIGSSSSSGPSKSQPPSFSEQNMKKERSGQSSFLSGNSFGSEPNRLGPLGPAPRCPPGPGPVNSSGPHPRLGFTDSFGSSGPTRVCNSGLPGILGGAPSGAMGGAGIQGPSARMGSPSSPGLPLRGPLVPHSSIAPRGVPAIPPQFRGLPGIPGAHPFRPPNLPNRNIRQNRPHRGSGGRPYRPRE is encoded by the exons ATGGATATTTGCAAGAATGAATTAACTTCACCATTCAAAATTCCGCTCAAAGATaaggaaaaaagcaagaattcGCCAGCTGTTACTACCAG GTCTCCATTGGCAGATGCTCATGATAGTCGCGAATTCTCTCAACGAGATATCAACGCAATTAAAATGCGACAGAAAAAGCG GATCGCTGCAGAACAAGCTCAACAAGCGCGTGATGCTAAGAAACCACGTAAACCTGTGGATAATCCTGTGACACAA GATCCACTAGCTGTAGTTGATAGAATTTGTGGTGAAATGGCGGCTTCACGTATCAAACGAGAACAAAAACGGGACTCAGAAGAGCGCCAACGCCATGTTGATAATGATTCCGCTCTCAGCCGGGAAGCCCTTGAAAAACATGCACAGGATGATACAATGGCTAGAGAG TTTATCCGTCGTGAATCGTTAATGGAGCGATTACTTGGTCATAAAATGTTGTATGGCAGGCTTGAATCGTACTCGTCGATGGGTTACATGAAAACTGATCCTCCTCCCGAAGCAATTTCCACAcgt ATTGACCCTGATCCCGACTTCGCTTGCACTTCGAAACCACGTCGCGGTCCACGCACTCCACCACCTCCGGAAAATTCACAACTTCCCTCTAATGATATCACACCTCAACGTCCTAAACAGCCAAGAGGACCAAAAACTCCACCAGGATCACCCG GTCCCCGAACTCCGCCGCCACCGCAACCTTTACAGACATCTTCGCCTTCTGTAGGTCCCGCTATGCAATCGTTGTTAGCAAATATAGCAGCAATGGCTGGGACATCAGGCACTCAACTAGCGTCAACCTTAGGCGACGATCTGAGTCGCATTGTTGGAAATGTTAATACT GGCGTGTTTCTCGAGTCTTTTGTAACTGCTTTGCGCAGCGCTACGGCACAAAACGCAGTGGCTCCAAGTTTTCAAACTCCTGCGGTACAAGAAAAACCTCCTCAACCGGTGACTCCTGTTCGCGATGTGTCGTCAAG ATCGCTTTCACGACGTGAGGTTGATACGGACTCGGTGAAGATGGAGCTTGTCTCGGATTGTTCGCTCTCTCCCCTTCGTCCAGATTCTCAATCACGTACTCAATCACCTTTGAAGGCTCCACCAGCTCCACCGCTTATAGCTCCACCACCGCCTCCACCAATTTTGCCAGCACCTTCAGCTCCTAATGCTTCTACTCAGCCTCCTCCACCTGCACCTCCTATG GTGTCGTTTATTCCAATCGGGCCTCACTCATTACCTGTCCAGAACATTGCTATGCAAGCTCCGCCTCCTCTGCCACCACCGCCCTACGCAATGCCGCCCAATTTCGCCTCATTACCACCACCTGTGCCGCCGTATCCGGGTCAGGTTCCCCCAATGGCTCCTCCTCCACACACAGCAGTTTCATCTATCAGTGCTTTACCAGTGTCAGCGCAAATTCCACAGATGATCCCACCACCAAATATAAATGCCATGCCTAACCTGTCTATGCCCCCACCAGGTGTTCCCGGTCAAGCAAACGTTGCACAAGTGGTTTCTGCACATCCGTTGCCGTTTATGACACCATCCAGATCGTCTGATGTATCTGCAACCAAAACATCGTCTATAGCTGGTACTCCACAAAAACCAGCACCAGATATGAACGTGCAGAATTCGGAGCCTCCCATAATTCGCGTGACAATTGAGGACACTACCGTCAATCGAGGGCAGCAAGGAACACCTGCGAAAATAGAATCAAGACCAGCAGATAACTGGTGCAATAATAATTGTGCTAGCAAATTTTCTGGGAACTTTGCTACCCGGGAGAGCCAGCAGCCGAACAGACCAGTCCCCGGAGCTCGTTTCGATCCTCCCAGAAAACCGTACGCGGTTGACAATTCGAATAACGACAACACCCAGAATTTCCCGGGGAACGACCACAGTGCCAACAATCGTGGTGACAAACGTGTTGAAATTCGTCCAGACAATCGACCAGGACAAGACCATCAGAAGCCTCAAAATCCAGTGCCTCCGTCTATGAAAGGATCACTGGCTCCTCTACCTTCGCAGCTGACGAAGCCAATGAATTCTCCAGAAATGACTGCCACAAGTCAAAGTGTGACCAACACGTTATTGTCAGCGTTGGGTATAGgatcttcttcatcttctggTCCATCGAAATCTCAACCACCCTCGTTTTCGgaacaaaatatgaaaaaagagcGGAGCGGACAATCTAGTTTCCTTTCAGGGAACTCTTTTGGTAGTGAACCCAACCGTTTAGGTCCTTTGGGTCCTGCTCCTAGGTGTCCACCCGGTCCTGGTCCTGTTAACTCTTCAGGTCCGCACCCCCGTCTCGGTTTTACTGATTCATTTGGGTCTTCGGGGCCAACTCGAGTTTGTAATTCTGGTCTGCCTGGTATTTTGGGTGGGGCTCCCTCAGGCGCCATGGGAGGTGCAGGTATTCAAGGCCCTTCAGCCCGCATGGGATCTCCATCTTCTCCTGGTCTTCCTTTGCGGGGTCCTCTAGTTCCACATAGTTCAATAGCTCCCCGAGGTGTTCCCGCTATTCCTCCCCAGTTTAGGGGTCTTCCCGGGATTCCAGGTGCTCATCCCTTTCGTCCTCCAAACCTTCCCAATCGTAATATTCGTCAAAATCGTCCACACCGTGGAAGTGGTGGACGCCCATACCGACCGCGGGAATGA